A window of Amycolatopsis australiensis contains these coding sequences:
- a CDS encoding sensor histidine kinase, with product MRWPPWVGRVVRTVVVLGFVLGATSASSRWQPGASPLTPLGAAWLAGTVLTLLLVHRFPLTLFLVTAASALGYYSSGLPGGPVIVVPTIALFVLTRQRGPLTAGSTGAAALVVAYVVHVVTTRSLALELGAGFVVVWLVAVIGVGTAVRYQLDALAARREQADEHRHRLAEQERLRIAREVHDVVAHSLAMINVQAGVAAHVADRRPEQAKEALLNIKEASASALKDLRATLAVLRSGEDKAPAPSLAQAGELLAHARDAGLTVDVHGEAVDLPAPVDAAAYRILQESLTNVVRHADQPERVDVRFERRPGSFTLRVRDDGRGTARPTPGHGLRGMSERAAALGGRCTAGPVDGGFEVCVELPIEGEA from the coding sequence ATGAGATGGCCGCCGTGGGTGGGGCGTGTGGTGCGCACCGTCGTCGTCCTGGGCTTCGTGCTCGGGGCGACGAGCGCGTCGTCGCGGTGGCAGCCCGGCGCGTCGCCGCTGACCCCGCTCGGTGCCGCGTGGCTGGCCGGGACCGTGCTGACGTTGCTGCTCGTCCACCGCTTCCCGCTCACGCTCTTCCTGGTCACGGCGGCTTCGGCACTGGGTTACTACTCCTCCGGGCTGCCCGGTGGCCCGGTCATCGTCGTGCCGACCATCGCGTTGTTCGTGCTGACCCGGCAGCGCGGGCCGCTCACCGCGGGCAGCACCGGCGCCGCCGCGCTGGTCGTGGCCTACGTCGTGCACGTCGTCACGACCCGGTCGTTGGCGCTGGAGCTGGGCGCCGGGTTCGTCGTCGTGTGGCTGGTCGCCGTCATCGGCGTCGGGACCGCCGTCCGCTACCAGCTCGACGCGCTCGCCGCCCGCCGCGAGCAGGCCGACGAGCACCGGCACCGGCTCGCCGAGCAGGAACGGCTGCGGATCGCCCGCGAGGTGCACGACGTCGTCGCGCACAGCCTCGCCATGATCAACGTCCAGGCCGGGGTCGCCGCGCACGTCGCCGACCGGCGCCCCGAACAGGCGAAAGAGGCGCTGCTCAACATCAAGGAGGCCAGCGCGTCCGCGCTGAAAGACCTCCGCGCGACCCTGGCCGTGCTGCGCTCCGGAGAGGACAAGGCGCCCGCGCCGAGCCTCGCCCAGGCCGGCGAGCTGCTGGCCCACGCGCGCGACGCCGGGCTCACGGTCGACGTCCACGGCGAGGCCGTCGACCTCCCGGCGCCCGTCGACGCGGCCGCGTACCGGATCCTGCAGGAGTCGCTGACCAACGTCGTCCGGCACGCCGACCAGCCGGAACGCGTCGACGTCCGGTTCGAAAGACGACCGGGGTCGTTCACGCTGCGGGTCCGGGACGACGGCCGCGGGACCGCCCGGCCGACCCCGGGCCACGGCCTGCGCGGGATGTCCGAACGCGCCGCGGCACTCGGCGGGCGGTGCACCGCCGGCCCGGTCGACGGCGGTTTCGAAGTGTGCGTCGAGCTACCGATCGAGGGAGAAGCATGA
- a CDS encoding VOC family protein, giving the protein MSVSVSVELNHLIIPSRNNRESAEFLANLFGLEVGQEWGPFIPVETRNGVRLDFATVPEQDLRLQHYCFLIPEDDFDAVFSRLVETGVTYHADPQGKLVGEINHNHGGRGVYFLDPGGNGIEIITQPYEPERRRPRAW; this is encoded by the coding sequence GTGTCCGTATCCGTTTCCGTCGAACTCAACCATCTGATCATTCCGTCCCGGAACAACCGGGAATCCGCCGAATTCCTCGCGAACCTGTTCGGCCTCGAAGTGGGGCAGGAGTGGGGGCCGTTCATCCCCGTCGAGACGCGCAACGGCGTCCGGCTGGACTTCGCGACCGTCCCCGAGCAGGACCTGCGCCTGCAGCACTACTGCTTCCTGATCCCGGAGGACGACTTCGACGCCGTCTTTTCGCGGCTCGTCGAAACCGGCGTGACCTACCACGCCGATCCGCAGGGGAAGCTGGTCGGCGAAATCAACCACAACCACGGCGGCCGTGGCGTCTACTTCCTCGATCCCGGCGGCAACGGCATCGAGATCATCACGCAGCCGTACGAGCCGGAGCGGCGGCGTCCGCGGGCTTGGTAA
- a CDS encoding helix-turn-helix transcriptional regulator, giving the protein MTTAVESEVRRQELARFLRSRRERITPEQVGLPIVGRRRTPGLRREEVAQLAGVGVTWYTWLEQGRDINASQQVLQAIARTLRLDPHEHAHLFRLAGAPDPESDKDCPVITPSMELMLKKLEPYPVAVRNARCDLLGYNRGYTWLMGDVDAIPFEDRNTMVQCLLNPEWRERLLDWDTNIPRVIASFRAAMADHVAEPAWKNLVKRLKAESPLFAELWPKHDVNSEPIRTKRYLHPDVGLLRFNFTYLYCGRRSEVTMTTYTPADEETAEKLPLMFD; this is encoded by the coding sequence ATGACCACCGCCGTCGAGTCCGAGGTCCGCCGTCAGGAGCTGGCGAGGTTCCTCCGCAGCCGTCGCGAGCGGATCACACCCGAGCAGGTCGGTCTTCCGATCGTGGGCCGCCGCCGGACGCCGGGGCTGCGCCGCGAAGAGGTCGCGCAGCTCGCCGGCGTCGGTGTCACCTGGTACACGTGGCTCGAACAGGGCCGCGACATCAACGCGTCCCAGCAGGTGCTGCAGGCGATCGCGCGCACGCTGCGCCTCGACCCGCACGAGCACGCCCACCTCTTCCGCCTCGCCGGCGCGCCCGACCCGGAGAGCGACAAGGACTGCCCGGTCATCACGCCGTCGATGGAGCTGATGCTCAAGAAGCTGGAGCCGTACCCGGTCGCGGTGCGCAACGCCCGCTGCGACCTGCTCGGCTACAACCGCGGCTACACGTGGCTGATGGGGGACGTCGACGCGATCCCGTTCGAGGACCGCAACACGATGGTCCAGTGCCTGCTCAACCCGGAGTGGCGCGAGCGGCTGCTCGACTGGGACACGAACATCCCGCGCGTGATCGCGTCCTTCCGCGCCGCGATGGCCGACCACGTCGCCGAGCCGGCGTGGAAGAACCTGGTCAAGCGGCTGAAAGCGGAGTCGCCGCTGTTCGCCGAGCTGTGGCCGAAGCACGACGTGAACTCCGAGCCGATCCGCACGAAGCGCTACCTGCACCCGGACGTCGGGCTGCTGCGGTTCAACTTCACGTACCTCTACTGCGGCCGCCGCTCGGAGGTCACGATGACGACCTACACCCCGGCCGACGAGGAAACGGCGGAGAAGCTGCCCCTCATGTTCGACTGA
- a CDS encoding SDR family NAD(P)-dependent oxidoreductase: MQITDTAALVTGGASGLGGATAKALAAKGARVFALDLAPSIEKAEQVDGITYVEADVTDVEQVEAAVATAAGSGVPLRTVVNCAGIGPSARILSKKGRHDLALYAKVVQINLVGTFNVLTIASEAIAKTEPLADDARGVIINTASIAAFDGQIGQVAYSSSKGGVVGMTLPAARDLASHGIRVLTIAPGIVDTPMLATVSDEFRASLAAGVPFPKRLARPDEYAQLALSLIDHDYLNGEVVRMDGALRMAPR; encoded by the coding sequence ATGCAGATCACCGACACCGCGGCGCTCGTCACCGGGGGCGCCTCCGGCCTCGGCGGGGCGACGGCGAAGGCGCTCGCGGCCAAGGGCGCGCGGGTGTTCGCGCTCGACCTCGCGCCGTCCATCGAGAAGGCCGAGCAGGTCGACGGCATCACCTACGTCGAGGCGGACGTGACCGACGTCGAGCAGGTCGAAGCCGCCGTCGCGACCGCGGCCGGCTCCGGGGTGCCGCTGCGGACCGTGGTGAACTGCGCCGGCATCGGGCCGTCCGCGCGGATCCTGTCCAAGAAGGGCCGCCACGACCTCGCGCTGTACGCGAAGGTCGTCCAGATCAACCTGGTCGGGACGTTCAACGTGCTGACCATCGCGTCGGAAGCGATCGCGAAGACCGAACCCCTCGCCGACGACGCCCGCGGCGTCATCATCAACACCGCGTCCATCGCCGCGTTCGATGGGCAGATCGGCCAGGTCGCCTACTCCTCGTCCAAGGGCGGGGTCGTCGGCATGACGCTGCCCGCGGCCCGCGACCTGGCCTCGCACGGCATCCGCGTGCTGACCATCGCGCCCGGCATCGTCGACACGCCGATGCTCGCCACGGTCAGCGACGAGTTCCGCGCGTCGCTCGCCGCCGGCGTCCCGTTCCCGAAGCGCCTCGCGCGGCCGGACGAGTACGCGCAGCTCGCGCTGTCGCTCATCGACCACGACTACCTCAACGGCGAGGTCGTCCGCATGGACGGCGCCCTCCGGATGGCCCCGCGCTGA
- a CDS encoding VOC family protein: MPEPFDALRRPSERVDPDPDFAAELRDNLRRLILNGADMTTTEAPAAHAELRSLTPYLAVSDARAALDFYVEVFGAVRRGDPIVMDDGRIGHAELAIGDAVLMLAEEHPEIGHVAPREGGASVRVEVPDPDVSVARALERGATLIRAVSDSPYGRGGSFRDPFGQRWLVSQAASPAAGPRPARHGEAMYFTFQVPEAEPAKTFYGAVLGWQFTPGRVPDAWQFSGPGLEGGLWAGDRQVGWKLMYAVDDLEAALTRVREQGGQAGEIEHHPYGHTADCTDNQGIEFWLWQKP, from the coding sequence ATGCCTGAGCCTTTCGACGCGCTTCGCCGGCCCTCCGAGCGGGTCGACCCCGACCCGGACTTCGCCGCCGAACTGCGCGACAACCTGCGTCGCCTGATCTTGAACGGAGCCGACATGACGACCACCGAAGCCCCCGCCGCCCACGCCGAACTGCGCTCGCTGACGCCGTACCTGGCCGTTTCCGACGCTCGTGCCGCGCTCGACTTCTACGTCGAGGTCTTCGGCGCCGTGCGGCGCGGCGACCCGATTGTCATGGACGACGGCCGGATCGGGCACGCCGAGCTGGCCATCGGCGACGCCGTGCTGATGCTGGCCGAGGAGCACCCCGAGATCGGGCACGTGGCGCCGCGCGAAGGAGGGGCGTCGGTGCGGGTGGAGGTGCCGGACCCGGACGTCTCGGTCGCGCGGGCGCTCGAACGCGGAGCGACGCTGATCCGCGCGGTGAGCGACTCGCCATACGGGCGGGGCGGCTCGTTCCGCGACCCGTTCGGCCAGCGCTGGCTCGTCTCGCAGGCGGCCTCCCCGGCCGCGGGCCCTCGCCCGGCCCGCCACGGCGAGGCCATGTACTTCACGTTCCAGGTGCCGGAGGCCGAGCCCGCGAAGACGTTCTACGGCGCGGTGCTGGGCTGGCAGTTCACGCCCGGCCGGGTTCCGGACGCATGGCAGTTCTCGGGTCCTGGCCTGGAGGGCGGCCTGTGGGCCGGCGACCGCCAGGTCGGCTGGAAGCTGATGTACGCGGTCGACGACCTCGAAGCGGCGCTGACGCGCGTACGCGAGCAGGGCGGTCAGGCTGGTGAGATCGAGCACCACCCGTACGGGCACACCGCCGACTGCACCGACAACCAGGGCATCGAGTTCTGGCTGTGGCAGAAGCCCTGA
- a CDS encoding gamma-glutamyltransferase family protein, whose amino-acid sequence MFTTRPELAGTFGMVASTHWLASATGMAVLEDGGNAFDAAVAAGFVLQVAEPHLCGPAGQVPGLFVTADDPTPRALAAQGPSPAGATAAHFAALGLDLIPGSGLLPATVPGAWDGWLLLLRDYGTKSLRSVLSYAIGYARNGVPLVPRVGDTIRAVSRLFTEHWPTSAALWLPGGKPASGLHRNPALADTWERLLREAESVSGREAQLDAGRRAWSQGFVAEAIEEFSRTAFRDDSGRDHAGLLTGDDLASWSASYEEPVSVDVGDWRLVKMGGWTQGPALLQQALLLHGFRDELSYVDGIPSERTVHLAVEAAKLAFADREAWYGDTDVPLDVLLSASYTDSRRALITETASPDLRPGDARGPARLPAILDSLRGVHAESGATGEPTVGPQGQTRGDTVHLDVADAAGNLVSLTPSGGWLQSSPTIPSLGFCLDSRGQMFWLEQGLPNSLAPRKRPRITLSPSLALHDGVPALAFGTPGGDQQDQWQLCFWLAHTYGGLNLQESIDAPAWHTTAFPSSFYPRSWNPRELVVESRLGQSTVDALRARGHEVVDAGEWALGRLSAVSRTNGLLRAAANARGMQGYAVGR is encoded by the coding sequence ATGTTCACGACGAGGCCGGAGCTGGCCGGCACCTTCGGGATGGTGGCATCGACGCACTGGCTGGCTTCGGCCACCGGGATGGCGGTGCTGGAGGACGGCGGCAACGCGTTCGACGCGGCGGTCGCGGCCGGATTCGTCCTGCAGGTCGCCGAGCCGCACCTGTGCGGCCCGGCGGGCCAGGTGCCCGGCCTCTTCGTGACGGCGGACGACCCGACCCCGCGGGCGCTGGCGGCGCAAGGCCCGTCGCCCGCGGGGGCCACCGCCGCGCACTTCGCGGCGTTGGGGCTGGACCTGATCCCGGGCAGCGGCCTGCTCCCCGCGACCGTCCCGGGCGCCTGGGACGGCTGGCTCCTGCTGCTTCGCGACTACGGCACGAAGTCGCTTCGCTCGGTTCTCAGCTACGCGATCGGATATGCGCGCAACGGCGTCCCGCTGGTGCCGCGGGTCGGGGACACGATCCGCGCCGTGTCCCGGTTGTTCACCGAGCACTGGCCGACGTCGGCGGCGCTCTGGCTGCCCGGCGGCAAACCCGCTTCGGGCCTGCACCGGAACCCGGCGCTGGCGGACACGTGGGAGCGTCTGCTGCGCGAGGCGGAGTCCGTCTCAGGCCGGGAAGCGCAGCTCGACGCGGGACGTCGTGCCTGGTCACAGGGGTTCGTCGCGGAAGCGATCGAGGAGTTCAGCCGGACGGCGTTCCGCGACGACTCCGGCCGCGACCACGCGGGCCTGCTGACCGGCGACGACCTGGCGTCGTGGTCGGCGTCGTACGAGGAACCGGTGTCCGTCGACGTCGGCGACTGGCGGCTGGTCAAGATGGGCGGCTGGACGCAGGGCCCGGCGTTGCTCCAGCAGGCGCTGCTGCTGCACGGCTTCCGCGACGAGCTGTCCTATGTGGACGGAATTCCGTCGGAGCGTACGGTGCACCTGGCGGTCGAAGCGGCGAAGCTGGCGTTCGCGGACCGCGAGGCGTGGTACGGCGACACGGACGTCCCGCTCGACGTGCTGCTTTCGGCTTCTTACACGGACTCGCGCCGGGCTTTGATCACCGAAACGGCCTCGCCTGACCTGCGCCCGGGCGACGCTCGCGGCCCGGCGCGGCTGCCGGCGATCCTGGATTCCCTGCGGGGCGTGCACGCGGAGAGCGGCGCGACGGGCGAGCCGACGGTCGGCCCCCAGGGCCAGACGCGCGGCGACACGGTCCACCTGGACGTCGCCGACGCGGCGGGCAACCTGGTATCGCTCACTCCTTCGGGTGGCTGGCTGCAGTCGAGCCCGACGATCCCGTCGCTGGGCTTCTGCCTGGACTCGCGGGGCCAGATGTTCTGGCTGGAGCAGGGACTCCCGAACTCCCTGGCCCCCCGCAAGCGCCCCAGGATCACGCTGTCGCCATCGCTGGCCCTGCACGACGGCGTCCCGGCACTGGCATTCGGCACCCCGGGCGGCGACCAGCAGGACCAGTGGCAGCTGTGCTTCTGGCTGGCGCACACGTACGGCGGCCTGAACCTCCAGGAGTCGATCGACGCCCCGGCCTGGCATACGACGGCGTTCCCCAGCTCGTTCTACCCGCGCTCGTGGAACCCACGCGAGCTGGTGGTGGAATCCCGCCTCGGCCAATCCACTGTGGACGCCCTACGCGCCCGCGGCCACGAGGTGGTGGACGCGGGCGAGTGGGCGCTGGGCCGCCTGTCCGCGGTCTCCCGAACCAACGGCTTGCTGCGAGCAGCAGCCAACGCGCGCGGAATGCAGGGCTACGCCGTGGGCCGCTAG
- a CDS encoding UDP-glucose dehydrogenase family protein, whose product MTPARIVVVGTGYVGLTTGACLASLGHSVTCADVDRAKVSRLAAGRVDILEPGLADLVARGIAAGRLQFVVGAREAVRDAQAVFLCVPTPMGAGGSADLRAVEAVAAEIGDVLPAGCALVTKSTVPVGTSKRIQEMLGRADVPVVSNPEFLREGTAVADFLGPDRIVVGSDDRAAAQWVGELYAELDAPLVVADAASAELVKYAANCYLALKLSYVNSIAELCERLGADIDLVTEGMGYDRRIGRTFLKPGPGWGGSCLPKDTSALVKVAESVNYDFRMLTSAIDENIAQRDRIVAKIAGAVGGTLAGARIGVLGLAFKAGTNDLRDSPALAVSSVLCALGAELVAYDPAVDGGIDGMTLVDDAYQVAKDADVVVVLTEWAEFKQLDWRAMAELMEGIDVVDTRNLLDPRVIVDAGLSWQGVGRPRAAARISVS is encoded by the coding sequence ATGACCCCAGCTCGGATCGTGGTGGTAGGTACCGGTTACGTCGGCTTGACCACGGGGGCCTGCCTGGCCAGTCTGGGTCATTCCGTCACGTGTGCGGACGTCGACCGCGCGAAGGTGTCCCGGCTGGCGGCGGGCCGGGTGGACATCCTCGAACCGGGGCTGGCCGACCTGGTCGCCCGCGGGATCGCGGCGGGACGTCTCCAGTTCGTCGTCGGCGCCCGGGAAGCGGTCCGCGACGCGCAGGCGGTGTTCCTCTGCGTGCCGACGCCGATGGGCGCGGGCGGGTCGGCCGACCTGCGCGCGGTCGAGGCCGTGGCCGCCGAGATCGGTGACGTCCTGCCCGCGGGCTGCGCGCTCGTCACGAAGTCGACCGTGCCGGTCGGCACGTCGAAGCGGATCCAGGAGATGCTCGGCCGGGCCGACGTGCCGGTCGTGTCCAACCCCGAGTTCCTGCGCGAAGGCACCGCGGTCGCGGACTTCCTCGGCCCGGACCGGATCGTCGTCGGCTCGGACGACCGCGCGGCCGCGCAGTGGGTCGGCGAGCTGTACGCCGAGCTGGACGCGCCGCTCGTCGTCGCCGACGCGGCGAGCGCGGAGCTGGTGAAGTACGCGGCGAACTGCTACCTCGCGCTGAAGCTGTCCTACGTCAACTCGATCGCCGAGCTGTGCGAACGGCTGGGCGCGGACATCGACCTCGTCACCGAGGGCATGGGCTACGACCGCCGGATCGGGCGAACCTTCCTCAAGCCCGGGCCGGGCTGGGGCGGCTCGTGCCTGCCGAAGGACACGAGCGCGCTGGTCAAGGTCGCCGAGTCGGTCAACTACGACTTCCGGATGCTGACCTCGGCCATCGACGAGAACATCGCCCAGCGCGACCGGATCGTCGCGAAGATCGCCGGCGCGGTCGGCGGGACGCTGGCCGGCGCGCGGATCGGCGTACTGGGGCTGGCGTTCAAGGCGGGCACGAACGACCTGCGCGACTCGCCCGCGCTCGCGGTGTCGTCGGTGCTGTGCGCGCTCGGCGCCGAGCTGGTGGCCTACGACCCGGCCGTCGACGGCGGGATCGACGGGATGACGTTGGTCGACGACGCCTACCAGGTCGCGAAGGACGCGGACGTGGTCGTCGTGCTGACCGAGTGGGCCGAGTTCAAGCAGCTCGACTGGCGCGCGATGGCCGAGCTGATGGAGGGCATCGACGTCGTCGACACGCGGAACCTGCTGGACCCGCGGGTGATCGTGGACGCCGGGCTGTCCTGGCAGGGCGTCGGCCGGCCGCGGGCGGCGGCGCGGATTTCGGTTTCCTGA
- a CDS encoding response regulator translates to MIRVLLADDQVLVRAGFRVLLETEDGFEVVGEAGDGEQAVALAIEHRPDIVVMDIRMPGVDGLEATRRITANPDLGGTKVLVLTTFDVDEYVYEALRAGASGFLLKDTEPVELLRALRVVASGEALLAPTVTRRLIQEFVGRPEHRRIDTSAVREITDREREVLGLVAGGLSNDEIAAHLVISTATARTHVSRIMTKIGARDRAQLVVLAYESGLVTPRHSA, encoded by the coding sequence ATGATCCGCGTCCTGCTGGCCGACGACCAGGTCCTGGTCCGCGCCGGGTTCCGCGTGCTGCTGGAGACCGAGGACGGCTTCGAGGTCGTCGGCGAGGCAGGCGACGGCGAACAGGCCGTCGCGCTCGCGATCGAGCACCGGCCCGACATCGTCGTGATGGACATCCGGATGCCGGGGGTCGACGGCCTCGAAGCCACCCGCCGGATCACCGCGAACCCCGACCTCGGCGGGACGAAGGTGCTGGTCCTGACCACCTTCGACGTCGACGAATACGTCTACGAGGCGCTGCGCGCGGGCGCGAGCGGGTTCCTGCTCAAGGACACCGAGCCGGTGGAGCTGCTGCGCGCGCTGCGGGTCGTGGCGAGCGGGGAAGCGCTGCTGGCGCCGACCGTGACGCGCCGCCTGATCCAGGAGTTCGTGGGCCGCCCGGAGCACCGGCGCATCGACACGAGCGCGGTCCGCGAGATCACCGACCGCGAGCGCGAGGTGCTGGGCCTGGTCGCGGGCGGCCTGTCGAACGACGAAATAGCCGCCCACCTGGTGATCTCGACGGCGACGGCGCGCACGCACGTCAGCCGCATCATGACGAAGATCGGGGCACGGGACCGGGCCCAGCTGGTGGTGCTGGCCTACGAGTCGGGGCTGGTCACCCCACGTCACTCCGCCTGA
- a CDS encoding RNA polymerase sigma factor — MTEPRVRPDPAFALLGLYETALPEVYGYLLSRCGDRTLAEELTSETFLGAVAACRKEYAPPVSTGWLIGVARHKLADHWRRKEREERGLRLVHDSEPDVEDPWDEQLDALRARQVLESLGPHHRAALTLRYVDGLGVPEVAGHLGRSVHATEALLVRARAAFRRAYEEKEGRDA; from the coding sequence GTGACGGAACCTCGGGTACGACCGGACCCGGCCTTCGCGCTGCTCGGGCTGTACGAAACGGCCCTGCCGGAGGTCTACGGGTACCTGCTGTCCCGCTGCGGCGACCGCACGCTCGCCGAGGAGCTGACGTCCGAGACGTTCCTCGGGGCGGTCGCCGCCTGTCGCAAGGAGTACGCACCTCCAGTGAGCACCGGGTGGCTGATCGGCGTCGCCCGGCACAAGCTCGCCGACCACTGGCGGCGCAAGGAACGTGAGGAACGCGGGCTGCGGCTGGTGCACGACAGCGAGCCGGACGTCGAGGACCCATGGGACGAGCAGCTGGACGCGCTGCGCGCGAGACAGGTCCTCGAATCCCTCGGGCCGCACCACCGCGCGGCCCTGACCCTGCGGTACGTCGACGGTCTCGGTGTCCCCGAGGTCGCCGGCCACCTGGGCCGCAGCGTGCACGCCACCGAGGCGTTGCTCGTGCGGGCCCGTGCCGCGTTCCGCCGTGCCTACGAGGAGAAGGAGGGTCGCGATGCCTGA
- a CDS encoding MFS transporter → MTTTELAPIPAEARFRPGLTPAGLVTVLLGAALPIIDFFIVNVALPTIDADLHASTATLELVVAAYGIAYAVLLVVGGRLGDSFGRRRLFFTGLWLFTLTSLACGIAPTAGTLVVARAAQGAASALLLPQVLSIIQATTSGERRSRALGLYGATGGISTIVGQLLGGALVAADLWGTGWRPIFLVNVPIGLVVLVMARRLPESRAHDPLGVDRLGTFLLAATLLSFLVPLMEGRALGWPAWTIALLAVSPVSAAAFVHVERRLERLGGTPLLPPSVMRLPSVRRGLTVAIPFFAAFGSFMFVFAMTLQEGLHFGPLGAGGALTPLAVAYFTVSMLSSRLVTRYGQKVVPVGGAITALGMVALLCTTLAAWPHVTILDLAPAMVAIGVGNALAMTTLFRIVLSHVPTDLAGVGSGVMTTNQQTSLALGVATLGSLYAALSAPGALGSREAFALVIGLVAVLAAIVAITGRRLPDPRG, encoded by the coding sequence ATGACCACGACAGAACTCGCGCCGATCCCGGCCGAGGCCAGATTTCGGCCGGGATTGACCCCCGCCGGCCTGGTCACGGTGCTGCTGGGAGCGGCACTGCCCATCATCGACTTCTTCATCGTCAACGTCGCGCTGCCAACCATCGACGCCGACCTGCACGCGTCGACGGCCACCCTGGAGCTGGTGGTCGCCGCCTACGGGATCGCGTACGCGGTGCTGCTGGTGGTCGGGGGCCGCCTCGGCGACTCGTTCGGCAGGCGGCGGCTGTTCTTCACCGGACTGTGGCTGTTCACGCTGACGTCCCTGGCCTGCGGAATCGCGCCGACCGCCGGCACGCTGGTGGTGGCCCGCGCCGCGCAGGGGGCGGCGTCGGCGCTGCTGCTGCCGCAGGTGCTCTCGATCATCCAGGCGACGACGTCGGGCGAGCGGCGCTCGCGCGCGCTGGGTCTGTACGGCGCGACGGGCGGCATCTCGACGATCGTCGGCCAGCTGCTCGGCGGTGCCTTGGTGGCGGCCGACCTGTGGGGTACCGGCTGGCGCCCGATCTTCCTGGTGAACGTGCCGATCGGGCTGGTCGTGCTGGTCATGGCGCGCCGCCTGCCGGAAAGCCGCGCGCACGACCCGCTGGGCGTCGACCGGCTCGGGACGTTCCTGCTGGCGGCGACGCTGCTGTCGTTCCTCGTGCCGCTGATGGAAGGTCGGGCGCTGGGCTGGCCGGCGTGGACGATCGCGCTGCTGGCCGTTTCGCCGGTGTCGGCCGCGGCGTTCGTGCACGTCGAACGGCGCCTCGAGCGGCTGGGTGGCACGCCGCTGCTGCCGCCGTCGGTGATGCGCCTGCCGAGTGTGCGGCGCGGGCTGACGGTGGCGATCCCGTTCTTCGCCGCGTTCGGCTCGTTCATGTTCGTGTTCGCGATGACGCTGCAGGAGGGCCTGCACTTCGGGCCGCTGGGCGCGGGTGGCGCGCTGACGCCGCTGGCGGTCGCGTACTTCACGGTGTCTATGCTCAGCAGCCGTCTCGTGACCCGCTACGGCCAGAAGGTCGTCCCGGTCGGCGGGGCGATCACGGCTCTCGGCATGGTCGCGCTGCTGTGCACGACCCTGGCGGCGTGGCCGCACGTGACGATCCTCGACCTGGCGCCCGCGATGGTCGCGATCGGCGTCGGGAACGCGCTGGCGATGACGACGTTGTTCCGGATCGTGCTCTCGCACGTGCCGACCGACCTCGCGGGCGTCGGCTCGGGCGTCATGACGACCAACCAGCAGACGTCGCTGGCGCTGGGCGTGGCGACGCTCGGCAGCCTGTACGCGGCACTGTCCGCGCCGGGTGCGCTGGGGTCGCGGGAGGCGTTCGCGCTGGTGATCGGCCTGGTGGCGGTGCTGGCGGCGATCGTGGCCATCACCGGACGGCGGCTGCCGGACCCGCGCGGGTAG
- a CDS encoding FkbM family methyltransferase has product MISYAQNAEDVVLARVFAGQAGGRYVDLGAGDPVVASVTKHFYDLGWRGINVEPIPAKARELRSARPDDLTLQVAVGAAPGTAKLHVVEDEWGWSTLDDDLAVRYRDDRRWQVGALEVELTTLADILDAHPGPVDFLKIDVEGAERAVIEGADWTRHRPRVLVVEATEPGSPKPTHEQWEPMLLDAGYRCALFDGLNRFYGRADDTDVLAALSAPANVFDEYEPYEHARLREEFAAAQASRPAEVGYIRRLEETVAEAQRARTELGLELAEARRELEQAGRAVEESRRRAAALEHRVSELEGRLSRR; this is encoded by the coding sequence GTGATCTCTTACGCGCAGAACGCGGAAGACGTCGTCCTCGCCCGCGTCTTCGCGGGGCAGGCCGGCGGGCGCTACGTCGACCTCGGCGCCGGCGACCCCGTGGTCGCGTCGGTCACCAAGCACTTCTACGACCTCGGCTGGCGGGGCATCAACGTCGAGCCGATCCCGGCCAAGGCCCGTGAGCTGCGCAGCGCGCGCCCGGACGACCTGACCCTGCAGGTCGCGGTCGGGGCCGCGCCCGGCACCGCCAAGCTGCACGTCGTCGAGGACGAATGGGGCTGGTCGACCCTCGACGACGACCTGGCGGTCCGCTACCGCGACGACCGCCGCTGGCAGGTGGGCGCCCTCGAAGTGGAGCTGACCACGCTCGCGGACATCCTCGACGCCCACCCCGGTCCGGTCGACTTCCTGAAGATCGACGTGGAGGGCGCCGAACGCGCGGTGATCGAGGGCGCGGACTGGACCCGCCACCGGCCGCGAGTGCTCGTCGTCGAGGCGACCGAACCGGGCTCGCCGAAGCCGACGCACGAGCAGTGGGAGCCGATGCTGCTCGACGCGGGCTACCGCTGCGCGTTGTTCGACGGACTCAACCGCTTCTACGGCCGGGCCGACGACACCGACGTACTGGCCGCGTTGTCGGCGCCCGCGAACGTGTTCGACGAATACGAGCCGTACGAGCACGCCCGGTTGCGCGAGGAGTTCGCGGCGGCGCAGGCGAGCCGCCCCGCCGAGGTCGGCTACATCCGGCGGCTCGAAGAGACCGTGGCCGAGGCGCAACGCGCCCGCACCGAGCTCGGGCTGGAGCTGGCGGAAGCCCGGCGCGAGCTGGAGCAGGCCGGCCGTGCCGTCGAGGAGAGCCGGCGCCGGGCCGCCGCTCTCGAACACCGCGTGTCCGAGCTGGAAGGCCGGCTCTCCCGACGCTGA